TTGCTGAGCTGCGCTTGAATTCCCCACTGATTGGCTGCTTTCGCCGAGCAAAGGCTGAGCAGAAACGACCAACGTCATTACACCGCTCAACATGGTAATTACCGCAACTTTTCGGGGCATTGTCCGTCCTCCGCGCAGCCTGCAGATACTTGACGTGAACGTCAAGCGAGAAGTCCCAACCCGCTTTGAGTCGGCTATCAACGTACACTAACGGAAACACGGGTTCAAGGAGCGACGCGGCGATAAGTTTTGGGGCAGCGTCATGGAGCGCGGCATGTCTCAAAACCTCAGGAGCCTGGGCGATTTACTCTCAGAAGCGGTGCAACTTTCTATCAGGCTCCGACAGTTTCGGTGACAACTTTTCGGGCTGGGTGAACCACCGCCCGGCCAAAGAGAAGGGCTGTTCCACAATTCATTCTTCGAGTGTCACCGTGTAAGGTCCCTTGTAAAAAGAACGCCCGAACCGGATCTTGCCATGCAGTGGCGGTCGCGGGGTTTTCACGGTCACAGCACGACAAAAACTGCTGCGATACCACAAGCACTGTTCTTCGGGCCGCGCGGGAAAGGGTGCCTGACGGGCAAGGCGTGTACGCTGCCAGGTCTCCGGCTTGGCCAGCGAACGGTTTTCATAATAGCTGTAATCCCGCAGGATGTCTGTAAGAACGAGCCCTCCCTCGTTGATGAGCCGCTGGAATTCGTGCCAATATTTTGCCGGGCACTCCAATTCAGTCAGGCCAAAATACATGCTCCCCGGGTGCTTTATGGCCGCCAGTCCCCGCGACAGCCACGCCCTAAATCCCTGACGAGTCTCAACCGGATCCATAACGAACACATCAAAGGCCCTTCGCCATTCGCGCGGAAGGGGATCAGCCACGTTATAGATGCGAGCTTCGACGGCAAGCCCACCTCGTTCTGCCTCGCCCTGGATAAAATCCACCCAGCGAGAGTCGACTTCTCCCACCACAACGCGCTTGGGCAATCCCGTAAGCCCTGCGGCAAGTGAGAAAAGATCGTCATCTCCCAAAACGAGAATGGTTCGGTCAAACAGGTCTCCCCGTTCCCAAAGAAATCGAACTCTTTTGATAACGTCGGAGCTTACGATCGGCTCTTGAAAAAATTCTGTGGTCGGCCAGGGAGCCTCTGCACGGAGCTTTTCGAACCTGGCCAGTACGGACTCAAAATCTGGATGGCACGCCTCTTTTATCCGCTGGGGAAGTTCAGCGACCTGCAGTCGATCGTTTTTGAGAACAATCCACCCCCGGCTACTAAGCGCGCGACATGCCTCGTAGATCTCCATCACCGTACCATCCACGGCGGCGAGGAGATCCCACACAGTACACCCGTGATCGACAAGCGTGCGGAGAATCTGAAACTCCGTGCGTGTCAGCGCGTGATCACCCGTTTGTTCACCTGTTGAGGCTTGAAGTATTCGCATAACAAATCAAAGGCCTTGATGGCGTTGCCTTCCTGGCCGCACGTAAAGACGTCTGCGACAACGAGCCCTTTTTCCGGCCAGGTGTGCACAGCAAAATGGGATTCTGCGAGCAGAAGAACGCCTGTCACACCTTCTGGTTCAAACTGGTGGAACTGCTCTCCGACGGTGTGAAAACGGGCCTGCTCCGCTACAGAGTACAGAATCGGCTGGACAGACTCCACACGCCGAAGCAACTCGGGTGGGCAACCATACAATTCGCCAAGAACGTGGGTTCCCACTGCCATAGCCGGCCTCCCTATTTCAGGTGAAAAAGCTAACAACCCGAAACGGGGATCCTCATTCCACACATCGGGCGGTTGAGGCGCCCGATGCACCAGCTTCCCACCCAGACCGTTCCTGCAGCGGTGCGGATGGTCGCCGGTTGATGGCTGAGCCGGCCAAAAGGCCGTTTGGGTCGGTTCCACACCGCGATTTGCTTTACGGTCCGGGCTCCTCCCAAACGAACCTGGGAACCAGGTTACAAGACGCGAGGCGATAAGCCACCTCTATTCTCTGTTATTTTATGACCTTGCGCGCTAGATTCAAGCCACTCCGCAACTCTTGACGCCGTTAAAACTTGCGCACGTCTCCTAAATACTCAAGTATTAGACTGTCGAAACAGGTATTACAGTCACGAGAGATGGCCTCCCCTCAAATTCCTTGCGGTGCGAACCAGCTTGTTCCGGAAATCCCCGATGAACTGGGCCTGGCGCACCTTGTCCGCATTCGATGCCCTTAACCATTTGGAAAACCGGGCGAGCTCGGGTCTTCGGCATTTGCCAGCAACAGTTGCGTCTCAAAGCAACCGCTCAATAATGAGATGGCGGGTGTATCGCGGATTGGTCAACCAGCGAGAGAAAGACGTTGTTAAGACGCTTGCCGTGTCACCCATTCCACCAGCCCATTCACCGATGACTGTTAACACTCGGCGGCTAGGAGCGCATTTTACGCCCTGGATTTGGGAGGCGTCTCATGCTCACTCAGAATTACCAAAGCACCGGTAGCGGCGGCAAAACGATGACACGCTGGCGAGTCATGGGCCTTTCCCGACGTAACCGAACTGTGCAACGGGCGCTCTCCATTCTGGCAATTGCCTCAATTATCCAATGGTTTACAGGTAGCGACGTGCCTGGGTCCGATCAGCAGAGCGGCGAAAAAGCAACCGTTCCCCAGCCGATTGTACGGACGGGGAGCGAGCCGGGACCAACGGTTTTGGTCGTGGCCGGGATTCACGGTAACGAACCCGCCGGAGTTAAGGCTGCGCAAATCATGGCGTGTTGGTCCGTCCGGCGGGGAAAACTTGTCGTCGTGTCGCCTGCCAACCCCCCAGGAGTTGAGCACCGTCAACGAACCATCCCTGGTGTGCCGAAGGAGGAGGCTGATCTCAACCGCAATTTTGTGGTGGAGGGCAAAGAGTGTCGGCCCAAAGGCACGCTCGCCCAGCAACTCTGGCAGCACGTTGCGCAGATCCGTCCCGACTGGCTTGTCGATCTCCACGAATCTGTCAGGTTTCACAAAGATCGGGGAGTGGGCAACACATTCATCGTTTACCCCCGAGAGGAAACCCTCGAGGTGGTGAAAAAACTTCTGGCAAAAGTGAACCCCCAAATAACTGAGTTGGACGAAAGGTTCGTCGTGTTGCGCTGGCCAGCCCGCGGTTCCCTGGCGCGCGCCGCCGGCGCGGTCCTTGGATGTCAGAGCTTCATTCTGGAGTCCACCCGTCAGGATCCTATAGACAGGAGAATCGCTTATCACTGCGAATTTGTCCGTGCCCTGCTGGAGGAACTCCAAATGGGGCTAATGCAATAATGCCAAAATGATCTAAGAAAATTTTCAAATTTAAAAAGAAAATTTCAAATTCGCTGACCAAGATTCGTGGCCTTTTCTCCGGCGAGTTGCACGGCTGAGCGGGTTTTTCAAAGCGTCTGATGACTTGGATGTGTGATACGCCCCCTGATCGGTTCCGGCCTTCATGAAACAGTTACCAAGAGGATAGCGTATAAACAGTTATTCGAGAGCTTGTCTCGCCACCAGCCCTGTTCTCGCCTATTCCACCTTCCACACTTCCCAGCCGGTTTTGTCAACGAAAAGCCGGGTGGCAGTTAAACCGTGCGGCAAATGCCGCGGTGGCGCGGGGAATGTGGGTGGCCGAAGCAAAAAACGCACCTCGTTTTCTTTGAGAAACTGGCACACTTCCTCGCTATACGGCTTCTTTCGCCACATCTCTGCCAATCGCCACCAGCCTGCCGGGAAGACCCCAGAATAACCGTTGACAAGCCAACATCTGTGGACGGGTTGCCAGAGCATCACACGGACTGTTGGTTCATATTCGATAAGTTGACCGGGGACAGGGAAATCGAGAACAAGAACAACCGTGTTGGCCGGCGCACGCCCTGCGAGATAACGGGCCCATCCAGGTGGACGCGAATAGTCCGGAGGAACAACAAGAAACGGCGCTCCCGGCAAAACTTCGAGCAAGCACACAAGACCGAGCACCCCAAAAATGCCGCCTGAAAGCACTCCTTTGCGAACCCCGGGCAAAATCTTTTGAAAATAGGTTCGCACGCCCATCAGGCCGAGTGCACTCAACAAAAGAATGGTGAGCTGGGCGAGGTACGCAAATCGGTAGGGGCTTCTCACGGCGGCAAAAGGGGGAATGACCCTGGCAAGTAAATCCCAAATGGAAACCTGTCCCACTCGAATTTTCGGGCCCAGCGAGCCGATCACCGACACCACAGCGATAGCTGCGAGGAATAAAACCATCCGGCGAAGGGGTGACTCCTGTAAGCGTCTGCATATTGCGGCAGCCGTGATGCCCACGGCCAAAAAGCTGACCAGCCATCCCGGATTCAAACACCGGCCCCCGATCCCATGGCACGCGCCCAGATAAAAATCGAGCCCGTGGGGAGGTGGCGTCAACCACTCGCCAACCCTCGCGGATAGCGAGGTGACGACCTCAGGTGGACGGACAACAGCATGGGGCGAGAGGATTCGGCTCATTGGCAATCCCACGGCCAAAATGAGAAGCGTTCCGAGGCCAATACCGCCCATCCACACGCCCACGCCTTCACCTTTCTTGGACATAAAAAACCAGGGTACAATCAGCACAAGAATGAGTGCGGCGAAAAGTCCCAACTGGATGCTGGTTGCAAATGTCAGTGCCCATGCGAAGCCAAGCTCGAGGGCCTGTGTCCAGATCGGGCGGTCCAGCATTCGCAGGACGACATCCCACTGCCATAGCACCGGCCAGAGCGGCGCGTACTGAATCAGCTCCGGTTGCTGGAGAATCAGCGGCAGCCACACAACGAGAGCCCCTGCGTATCCGGCTATCCAATGATCTTGGGTCCACCGGTGAATCAGCCTCCTGGCAACGACTCCATTGAGGACGAGAGATCCAACGAAGTAAACATGGTAAGCGGCCACCGGATCGAACATCCAGACAACAGGCGCCACGGCGGCCGTCAGCGGCTGGGGTTCAGAAAAGGCGAAGGCGCCCTTCTCGGGCCAGAATATCGGAGCGTCCCAATAATTTTGAAAACAACAGGAGACACGATCCGCATTCCACCAGATCGTCCAGACATTGAAAAGTGTCACCACGCCGTTGGCGGGGCGACTAGCTGGAAGCGCACCCGTGAACAGGCAATGTCGATAGCTCCAAAAGGCAAAAAAGAGATACGCCAGGGCCCAAACCCACGTGGAACATCTACCTCGTCCGACACCTGTGGAAAGTCGCTTCGTGGTCAGAGACCCTGGTTGCAAAGCGTGGCGGCTGTGAATCCCCATGGCAAGTTCAATTCCCTCCAACCGGCCTGCCCACTTTAAGCCACGGTTTTCGGGAGTGAACCGTTTTTGCAAGGGTAGACGGCATCACTGGGAACTGAGCTTAATCTCGAGATTCTGAAGGCCTTCTGCCGGGACGGTGACCTCGATCCCGGACGTCTTGGGATTGGCGTACTTTTCGGGAAGCACGTTCCGTGTTGCACTAACACCCGTCGAAGGGGCGGAACCGCCGGAGGCGAGGGCCGCGTGTTCCACGTCCTCCGCGACCACAAATTGCTTCCCCGAGGTATCGGTAACGAGTTTGGTAACCTGGACGAGATACTTGCCGGGAACTGCCCCGCTCACTGTTTCTGACGATTTCAGCGAGAAATGGCCCTTGGAGTCTGTCACGGCGTACGCCCCGTAGGCAGGCGTTCCCGTCGGTACGAACACGACCGTGGCCCCATCGACCGGTTGACCGTCGAGAGTCACCGTTCCCGAGACCGGTGCTGTTTGCGGAATATTTCCCCGGCTACGCGAACCGCATCCCTGAGAAACGACCAAACCACAGACGAAACACAGCAAAACTGCCAGAATAAATCGCCGGCCCATTGATGCCCTCATGTGATACCCACAGATCCTTGGAATGGAGTCAACAACCCCGCCGTCAAACGCAGCCGATGCGCACGCGGAAGGCTTAATCAGTCACTTATTTAGAATCCCGTGATCGTTTCGCCTCCAGCCTTCGTTCCCAAAGCTCCCCATACACCAAAAGGACTGGGTCCAGAGGCAGTTGGCGATGGCGCCACGACACCCAAATTACCGGTGTCGATCGTATCGCTGATAAAGCGCACACTCCCATCGGCGAAGGCCACATTGACGCCGCCGGGATGTTCGCTCGTTGCGGTATAAATTCCCGGGGCAAAATGCCCTGAAATCCCACTCCAGCCGCCACCGGCAATCGCGCACACCGCTGTATTAGGGGGCAGAATAGTGGTTACACCAGCGAAATACGCGGCTCCGTCTGACCAGCGGTATCCCGGAGAGGTGTCGGACGTGAAGATCGGAGCACCAGAGATGTAGGCATTCCCTGCCCAATAGGCTCGGCAGGTCAGCGGGATATAGGCAGAGGGATCTCCACTCGTGTCGTAGATCACAGAGCCACGATCGTTGTCCCGGCGGGGACGAGAGCGTTCCGCCAAGGCAATGGTATTGCTGGTTCCGTCGGTTATGTTCGCCAGCGAATTATAGTCTTGCCGGCCGAAGCAGCCCCGATTGCGAATCGGCGTATTCATAAGAGCTGCGGCTTGATTGGCGTCCGAGCGTTCGGTGGGCGAGTGAACCGAAGCTTCATAATTATCGCCCGCGCAAAAGGCATAACTCGTCGTTCCGCGTTTGCTTCCCCTCGGTGGAATATCTCCCGCGTCACTCGGACAATTGAGCGTCGGGATAATTGTTAGCTGCCAGTGGGAAACCGCGTTATCAGACCAGGGATTGTCATTCGCTTGCATGGCCGCGTCGTACACCGACTTCTGTTCGTAGAACGGTGCCAATTGGAGCCAGCCGCTGATTCGCAATCGCTGGTAACCAGTGGCGATATTACCCGTTCCAGATTGCCGCGCCGGCAGTCGCTGATAGGTGTCTACGTACGTGTGGGCAGCCAACATCAGCTGCTTGAGGTTGTTGCTGCACTGCGATCGGCGAGCTGCCTCCCGCGCCGCCTGAACGGCGGGCAACAGCAAAGCAATGAGAATTCCGATGATTGCGATGACAACAAGCAACTCGACCAGCGTAAAGGCTTTTCTCGTACTACGCATACGGGCACCTCCTCTTAACGAGACTCATAGCTGGATGTGACTGGCCGGTTCATGCAACTCGCGTATTGTCCCAACCGTGATCACCATGAAAGGTCAACGTGATTGGAGTGGGAAATCGATCACCTGATGGCCGCGCTTGACTTCCACTTCCAAGGTAGTGTTGGTGTTATACTTTGCGGGGACGCGTTCTGGCACGAACCCTACAAGTTGTCCGCTGTCGTCTTTTTCGCCGGCTTCGAAGGTGGAAATGTTCACCCTATGTTTGCCCACCATGGCACCCTTGCTGCCCGCGGCAAACTCCAGTTCGTAATGGCCACTTCCATCGGTAACACCCATGGACGAGCGGCCGCCATCCACAGGACTGAAGATGACGCGGGCTCCAGGAAGGGGGACGCCGTCGAGCGTGACTGTCCCCTCAACTTGTCCGAGCGCGGGCCCACCCGTACCACACCCGCTCAAGCTACAAAAGCCCAATAACGCGAGAAAAATGAGACCTATCTGCTTCACCGTTGGCCTCCCCTCGTTGACCCTCCTATGGCAACTGCACAGGTTGACCATCATCGATGGCGATCAGACGCTCGTAGATGCTATCCACTGCCGCGGTGGCATTGTTATGGTCAATCGTATTCGAAATGAAACGCACTGAGCCGTCGACCATGGCAAAATTAGCTCCACCGGGATGCATGCTGCTGAATCCCCGATCACACTCCGGTGCCGACGTGCAATTCAGCGGCCAGCGACCACAGGCCATGGCATAGACCTGGCCCTGTCGGGAGTGATTACCGGTATCGCCATTCGCCATAATAGGAACAGCAGCACGAAGCATAACGCCCTGAATTTGCCATGCTCGTTCTCCCAGGGCAAACGTATTGCTCGTCCCGTCCGTCACGTCTCCAATGGGCGTGCAGCGCGGCGGATTGCTTCCAGTCTGTCCGTAACCGATCAGCCCGTTGAATTGATTTGTACCCGTGTACTCGCGATTCAGATCATAGCTGTTGTTCGATCCCACGTAGTTCGCGGTAAAGACCTCGACACACCCTGTCGTACAGTCCACATCCCCATAAAAGCCGATGCGGGGGACCTTGCGTTCGGGGTTGGTCTCGGGTCCCGTATCGGAAGGGCACCGGAAGAGGGGTAATCGTTTGCGTACGAGAGCGTACACCTGATCAGGTTGGATCGCGGCATCCGCCGGAATCATGGTTGGGCGAAGGGTGTCGAACAATGCTGATTGCTCGCAATACGGTAAGATGAAGGCTCCCCACGACCATGTGCCGCACTGGCCCTCGGGACAATTGTTGGCGACGAACCAATTACCCATCTTCACCAAGCCCGGCGGAAACCGACCCCATTTGTCGTGGTAGTTATGGAAGGCAAGCATGAGCTGTTTGAGATTGTTGTTACACTGGCTTCGTCGAGCGGCTTCGCGCGCCGCCTGAACGGCGGGCAACAGCAGAGCAATGAGGATACCGATAATGGCGATGACGACTAATAATTCAACGAGAGTAAACGCCGGGCGATCACGGCGAGTTGAGCAGCGCATAGGGCCTCTCCTTTTTCAAGGGAAAAAGCATTGCGCCAATGCGGCCGGAACATTTCCTGTTCTTTTATTTTTCCCGCGCTGTTACATTACCTGTGGCGCAAATATTTGTCAAGCATTTTGCTAGCAGCACATGTCAGACGTGTGAAATAATTGAACTCTCGACGCCGCATGGGCCATCAGTTAAGATAAGAAATTCGCGACTGTAGTCCGGCAGACCGAGACAAGCTTGAGGGCGAATCCATGGATCGCTCAGAGCGGCGTGTTGTCATAACAGGAATCGGGGTGCTTTCCCCCATCGGAAGAAGCCCCCAGGAAATCTGGGAAGCCGTGGTGGCGCGGCGGTCTGGTCTTGCACGCCCAACCTGTCTCCCCCGCGATGTGATTCCCCTGCGGGCGGCCGGTGAAGTCAGGGAATTCACGGGCAACATCAAAGACTTTGGGGAAATGGACAAGGAGGCGCAAAAAAACCTCAGAAAGGCGCTCAAAGTAATGTGCCGCGAGTGCCAAATGGGTGTGGCTGCCGGCCAGCTCGCGCTCAATGATGCCGGGATTCGGATCGGGACATTTGAGCCCGAGCGAATCGGGACAAGCTTTGGCAGCGACTACATGGTCAGCGAGCCCCAAGAGTTTCTGGAAGGCATTAAGGCCTGTTTGGATGGGGATGGCGTATTCCATTTTGAGCGATGGGCCGGGGAAGGAATGCCGCGTCTCTTCCCGTTGTGGCTTCTCAAATACCTTCCCAACATGCCGGCGAGCCATCTGGCCATTTATAACGACCTACGGGGGCCCAGCAACTCACTCACTTTGCGGGAAGCGAGTCCCGGCGTGTGCCTGGCAGATGGACTCAACGCCATTCGTGCAGGGCGTGCAGACTGCATGGTGGTGGGGGTAACCGGCACGCGGCTCAGTTTGATGAAGGCCCTTCACACCGTGCAACAGGAGGAGGTGGCGCTGGGGGATGAGGAGCCCACCACGGCCTGTCGCCCGTTCGACAGGGTCCGTCCCGGCATGGTCCCCGGCGAGGGCGCAGCAGCCGTCATTTTAGAAGACAGTCGCTCCGCCGTCGGACGGGGTGTCAAAATTTACGGCGAGGTTCTGGCTGCGGCCTCGGCGGCTGTAGCGGGACGTCACTGCGTCGCGGATCGAAAAGCCGCACTCATTTTGGTTCTGCGGGCGGTTCTAAAGCAGGCCGGAATGCGGCCCAGCGATATTGGTTTCGTCATGGCCCACGGCCTGGGTACTCAAAGCTGCGACCGGGAAGAGGCAGAAGCTCTGGCTGAAGTGTTCGGTCCGAGAGGCGTA
This is a stretch of genomic DNA from Thermogutta terrifontis. It encodes these proteins:
- a CDS encoding DUF6795 domain-containing protein, with amino-acid sequence MGRRFILAVLLCFVCGLVVSQGCGSRSRGNIPQTAPVSGTVTLDGQPVDGATVVFVPTGTPAYGAYAVTDSKGHFSLKSSETVSGAVPGKYLVQVTKLVTDTSGKQFVVAEDVEHAALASGGSAPSTGVSATRNVLPEKYANPKTSGIEVTVPAEGLQNLEIKLSSQ
- a CDS encoding succinylglutamate desuccinylase/aspartoacylase domain-containing protein, with amino-acid sequence MLTQNYQSTGSGGKTMTRWRVMGLSRRNRTVQRALSILAIASIIQWFTGSDVPGSDQQSGEKATVPQPIVRTGSEPGPTVLVVAGIHGNEPAGVKAAQIMACWSVRRGKLVVVSPANPPGVEHRQRTIPGVPKEEADLNRNFVVEGKECRPKGTLAQQLWQHVAQIRPDWLVDLHESVRFHKDRGVGNTFIVYPREETLEVVKKLLAKVNPQITELDERFVVLRWPARGSLARAAGAVLGCQSFILESTRQDPIDRRIAYHCEFVRALLEELQMGLMQ
- a CDS encoding DUF1559 domain-containing protein; the encoded protein is MRSTRKAFTLVELLVVIAIIGILIALLLPAVQAAREAARRSQCSNNLKQLMLAAHTYVDTYQRLPARQSGTGNIATGYQRLRISGWLQLAPFYEQKSVYDAAMQANDNPWSDNAVSHWQLTIIPTLNCPSDAGDIPPRGSKRGTTSYAFCAGDNYEASVHSPTERSDANQAAALMNTPIRNRGCFGRQDYNSLANITDGTSNTIALAERSRPRRDNDRGSVIYDTSGDPSAYIPLTCRAYWAGNAYISGAPIFTSDTSPGYRWSDGAAYFAGVTTILPPNTAVCAIAGGGWSGISGHFAPGIYTATSEHPGGVNVAFADGSVRFISDTIDTGNLGVVAPSPTASGPSPFGVWGALGTKAGGETITGF
- a CDS encoding bis-aminopropyl spermidine synthase family protein; amino-acid sequence: MRILQASTGEQTGDHALTRTEFQILRTLVDHGCTVWDLLAAVDGTVMEIYEACRALSSRGWIVLKNDRLQVAELPQRIKEACHPDFESVLARFEKLRAEAPWPTTEFFQEPIVSSDVIKRVRFLWERGDLFDRTILVLGDDDLFSLAAGLTGLPKRVVVGEVDSRWVDFIQGEAERGGLAVEARIYNVADPLPREWRRAFDVFVMDPVETRQGFRAWLSRGLAAIKHPGSMYFGLTELECPAKYWHEFQRLINEGGLVLTDILRDYSYYENRSLAKPETWQRTRLARQAPFPARPEEQCLWYRSSFCRAVTVKTPRPPLHGKIRFGRSFYKGPYTVTLEE
- a CDS encoding DUF1559 domain-containing protein, which produces MRCSTRRDRPAFTLVELLVVIAIIGILIALLLPAVQAAREAARRSQCNNNLKQLMLAFHNYHDKWGRFPPGLVKMGNWFVANNCPEGQCGTWSWGAFILPYCEQSALFDTLRPTMIPADAAIQPDQVYALVRKRLPLFRCPSDTGPETNPERKVPRIGFYGDVDCTTGCVEVFTANYVGSNNSYDLNREYTGTNQFNGLIGYGQTGSNPPRCTPIGDVTDGTSNTFALGERAWQIQGVMLRAAVPIMANGDTGNHSRQGQVYAMACGRWPLNCTSAPECDRGFSSMHPGGANFAMVDGSVRFISNTIDHNNATAAVDSIYERLIAIDDGQPVQLP
- a CDS encoding beta-ketoacyl-[acyl-carrier-protein] synthase family protein yields the protein MDRSERRVVITGIGVLSPIGRSPQEIWEAVVARRSGLARPTCLPRDVIPLRAAGEVREFTGNIKDFGEMDKEAQKNLRKALKVMCRECQMGVAAGQLALNDAGIRIGTFEPERIGTSFGSDYMVSEPQEFLEGIKACLDGDGVFHFERWAGEGMPRLFPLWLLKYLPNMPASHLAIYNDLRGPSNSLTLREASPGVCLADGLNAIRAGRADCMVVGVTGTRLSLMKALHTVQQEEVALGDEEPTTACRPFDRVRPGMVPGEGAAAVILEDSRSAVGRGVKIYGEVLAAASAAVAGRHCVADRKAALILVLRAVLKQAGMRPSDIGFVMAHGLGTQSCDREEAEALAEVFGPRGVPVIAAKSYFGNLGAGAGLVELALGVLALNHKQLFATLNCDDPDPACPVDVVREPREVARPVFVNVNVTPQGQASAAIVAAWNE
- a CDS encoding carboxypeptidase-like regulatory domain-containing protein, coding for MKQIGLIFLALLGFCSLSGCGTGGPALGQVEGTVTLDGVPLPGARVIFSPVDGGRSSMGVTDGSGHYELEFAAGSKGAMVGKHRVNISTFEAGEKDDSGQLVGFVPERVPAKYNTNTTLEVEVKRGHQVIDFPLQSR
- the speD gene encoding adenosylmethionine decarboxylase, whose product is MAVGTHVLGELYGCPPELLRRVESVQPILYSVAEQARFHTVGEQFHQFEPEGVTGVLLLAESHFAVHTWPEKGLVVADVFTCGQEGNAIKAFDLLCEYFKPQQVNKRVITR